One window from the genome of Dermacentor silvarum isolate Dsil-2018 chromosome 5, BIME_Dsil_1.4, whole genome shotgun sequence encodes:
- the LOC125945402 gene encoding DNA-directed RNA polymerase II subunit RPB1-like, whose product MQYESGYYNDPAAPYGQAYDPAGYPQTQYGQDQYTQASYVQDPYGQDPYGQAPYGQDQYGYPPVAVGTVEAQPSGRGVWLTTMGLCIVMLLLIGGTLSALAYLDTAEDVPSTPEEVQFPVLRGSPSSGQVVPAPIAKPSSTSTTTTPVVSTTPPAAHTMGPTAATMQPKALTARPAKPPTASTMPPTAPTMSRTAPKMLPTAPTMSRTAPTMRPTAPKARPTAPPARPTARPTEPPTARPAKPPAAPTVRRPTAPRRPSTTPKVPSTAPKVPSTAPTVPPTAPKAPPTAPKAPPTAPKAPPTAPKAQPTAPKAQPTAPTMSRKASTATSTEPSDGVVISEEATDKQPMVCTMGDKTTSTQQFPPDGLCDFIFYDSLYKGGHNLLPKPETYSKSLNTFLNDHRAYRRTTLGVGLAFK is encoded by the exons ATGCAATACGAATCTGGCTACTACAATGATCCAGCTGCACCCTACGGACAGGCGTACGACCCGGCAGGTTACCCCCAGACGCAGTACGGGCAGGATCAGTACACACAGGCTTCGTATGTACAGGATCCATACGGACAGGATCCATACGGACAGGCGCCGTACGGACAGGATCAGTACGGCTACCCGCCAGTTGCCGTCG GAACAGTGGAGGCCCAGCCGTC AGGGCGCGGCGTGTGGTTGACCACAATGGGGCTGTGCATCGTAATGTTGCTCCTGATCGGCGGTACACTCAGTGCACTGGCATACCTGGACACCGCAG AAGACGTTCCTTCCACCCCGGAAGAGGTCCAATTCCCGGTGTTGAGGGGTTCTCCATCTTCCGGACAGGTTGTTCCAGCGCCTATTGCCAAGCCATCGAGTACATCGACAACGACGACGCCTGTTGTCTCTACGACGCCCCCCGCAGCGCACACTATGGGCCCCACAGCGGCCACGATGCAACCCAAAGCGCTCACAGCGCGCCCTGCTAAGCCTCCCACAGCGTCCACGATGCCCCCCACAGCGCCCACGATGAGCCGCACAGCGCCCAAGATGCTGCCCACAGCGCCCACGATGAGCCGCACAGCGCCCACGATGCGCCCCACAGCGCCCAAAGCGCGCCCCACAGCGCCCCCAGCGCGCCCCACAGCGCGCCCTACCGAGCCCCCCACAGCACGCCCTGCCAAGCCCCCTGCAGCGCCCACGGTGCGCCGCCCCACAGCGCCCAGAAGACCCTCCACAACGCCCAAAGTGCCGTCCACAGCGCCGAAAGTGCCGTCCACAGCGCCCACGGTGCCGCCCACAGCGCCCAAGGCACCGCCCACAGCGCCCAAGGCACCGCCCACAGCGCCCAAGGCACCGCCCACAGCGCCCAAGGCACAGCCCACAGCGCCCAAGGCACAGCCCACAGCGCCCACGATGAGCCGCAAAGCGTCCACAGCGACCTCTACCGAGCCTTCCGATGGCGTGGTCATATCCGAAGAAG CAACCGACAAGCAGCCCATGGTCTGTACCATGGGCGATAAAACTACCTCGACTCAGCAGTTCCCGCCAGACGGGCTGTGCGACTTTATCTTCTACGACTCGCTGTACAAGGGAGGCCACAACTTGCTGCCAAAACCGGAGACCTACAGCAAGAGCCTCAACACTTTCCTCAACGACCACCGTGCCTACCGACGTACAACCCTCGGCGTCGGTCTCGCATTCAAGTGA